In Armatimonadota bacterium, the genomic window TCATGCTCGTCATGCGGCCGGAGGTGGAACAGATCATCAGGTGTGTTCGGGTGGATCCGACCCGTTCCTTCCGCGGACCGCTCAATGTCCGCGACCCCGCGGCAGTTCGCTCAACGGCTTTCGCCCGGCGTAGCCCTCGTCGGCCCCGTGCCAGAACCGCACGGTGTCTTCGCCGAGACGCCAGCAGAGGAAGACCTCCCGCTCTCCGGCCCGCGCGGGAAAATCGATCAGGCCCAGGTCGAGGTCGCGCAACACACAGCCGATCTCCTCCAGGCGCGAGGCCGCCTCCGCCGCCCGCAGCGCGCGGTGCTCCACGTCCCGCTGCGCGGCGAGGAGGTCGTCCAGCACCGGCTCGCCCCGGCCCAGCCGCTCCCAGCATCCGTCGAGCCGGCCCTTTGCCGCCAGGACCTCGTCGCGCAGGCTGCGGAGGCGCCGCACCAGCTGCTCCACCTCGGGAAGGACGGCCACCGCCTCCGCCACCGTGAAATACCGCATGTGTTAGTTGCGTACCCGGACCCGCAGCGTATGATACCCCGACGCGCCGTCCGGCAGCGGCGGCGCCTCCTTCGCCGTCTGCAGCACCCCGCCGCCGTCTTTGGCTCTGACCTTCAGCGTGTACTCCCCGGGACCGGTGGGCTTCCACAGGGCCGCCCACAGCACCCAGGTGAACGGACCCAGCGCCGGCTTCACCTCCGCCTTCTGCCAACTCCTCCCTCCGTCGGTGCTCACCTCGACCTCCCGGACGCCCCGGTCGCCGGCGTAGGCCACGCCGCCGAGGGGCACCTCCTCCGGGGCCACCGTGCGGGGCAGCGTGGTGAACTTGGACATCGTCTTCACCACCGCCTCATCGCTCCAGCCCGAGCGCTCCCAGTAGCCCTGGAAGTCGTAGTCCACCACCTCGATCCGGGTGATCCACTTCGGATTCTTCATGCCGAATAGCCCCGGCACCAGGAGCCGCACGGGGAAGCCGTGCCTGGGAGGCAACGGTTCGCCGTTCATCTCGTAGGCCAGCAGCGTGGTGGGATTCAGCGCGTCGGCGATGGGGATCGACTCGGTGTAGCCGTCGGCGCAGCGGAAGGCGACCTTCACCGCCTTCGCCCCGGGCCCGCCGGCCTGCTGGAGGATGTCGCGCAGCCGCGCGCCCTTCCACCGGGCGTTGCCGATCAGGTCGCCGCCGACCTCGTTGCTGATGCACTCCAGCGTCTGGAACTGCTCCACGGACGGGAACTGGC contains:
- a CDS encoding DUF2203 domain-containing protein encodes the protein MRYFTVAEAVAVLPEVEQLVRRLRSLRDEVLAAKGRLDGCWERLGRGEPVLDDLLAAQRDVEHRALRAAEAASRLEEIGCVLRDLDLGLIDFPARAGEREVFLCWRLGEDTVRFWHGADEGYAGRKPLSELPRGRGH